The following are encoded in a window of Corvus moneduloides isolate bCorMon1 chromosome 26, bCorMon1.pri, whole genome shotgun sequence genomic DNA:
- the LOC116455822 gene encoding LOW QUALITY PROTEIN: rho GTPase-activating protein 27-like (The sequence of the model RefSeq protein was modified relative to this genomic sequence to represent the inferred CDS: inserted 2 bases in 1 codon; substituted 1 base at 1 genomic stop codon): MEAAGPAEEALVLVEYGFEYRAKDGTLVSIKPNERYVLLKRTNPHWWHVRRSGDARPFYIPAQYVKELPPIAAPAPLDPPPPGPAATEPATLVPQPPPAYEYRFIGAAEPGEPAGGCPXVPRRDSMLQRDSVPRRDSVFQRDSVPRRDSVPRRDSPPSLSSFRVLQGLTPHPAEPVRPSQSLDDLARVTPAPRGATAMGARGDPPGHARPLGKSRSETLCASGKDRDVARRRPGAGPAAQXHIRVPPGKESEETPDPIYLNIQELREEAAAASSAPEEPGGSVSDWETHTDTDSGHLFYYNPVTGETTWDCPFGQAADGVSPAASPASSLAHSPELPEWEQHVDQGSGQTFFYNSVTGETSWDPPTAGDTGSPREMHPGGTRYGPMEQRPPTPETDYPDLSPDELECYPEEDYSPVGSYDQGASLCLSPRRPEELGSPPGWYGHSHPEGIVFYPEHFAPDTVPSGAAMSGPAAAPARTAGSWPGTPPGHRGQI; this comes from the exons AtggaggcggcggggccggcggaggaGGCGCTGGTGCTGGTGGAGTACGGCTTCGAGTACCGCGCCAAGGACGGCACCTTGGTGTCCATCAAACCCAACGAGCGCTATGTCCTGCTCAAACGCACCAACCCGCACTGGTGGCACGTCCGCAGGAGCGGGGACGCCCGACCCTTCTACATCCCGGCCCAGTACGTCAAGGAGCTGCCACCCATCGCCGCCCCAGCCCCGCTTGACCCCCCGCCACCAGGACCTGCTGCGACAGAGCCGGCCACGCTCGTCCCTCAGCCCCCGCCAGCCTACGAGTATCGGTTCATCGGCGCCGCCGAGCCGGGCGAGCCGGCAGGAGGGTGCCC GGTGCCCCGCAGGGACTCGATGCTCCAGAGGGACTCGGTGCCCAGGAGGGACTCGGTGTTTCAGAGGGACTCGGTGCCCAGGAGGGACTCGGTGCCCAGGAGGGACTCACCGCCATCACTCAGCTCTTTTCGGGTCCTCCAGGGGCTGACCCCGCACCCCGCTGAGCCTGTGAGACCTTCGCAGTCCCTGGATGACCTGGCGCGGGTGACACCAGCACCACGCGGTGCCACTGCCatgggggcacggggggaccCCCCAGGACACGCTCGCCCGCTCGGGAAGAGCCGCTCCGAGACCCTCTGCGCCTCCGGCAAGGACAGGGACGTGGCCAGGAGGCGGCCGGGGGCCGGCCCCGCGGCTCAG TGACACATCCGTGTCCCCCCAGGCAAGGAGTCAGAGGAGACACCCGATCCCATCTACCTCAACATCCAGGAGCTGCGGGAAGAGGCCGCAGCCGCCAGCTCGGCCCCAGAGGAGCCCGGCGGCTCCGTGTCGGACTGGGAAACCCACACGGACACGGACAGTGGACATTTGTTTTATTATAACCCGGTGACGGGCGAGACCACGTGGGATTGTCCCTTTGGGCAGGCGGCCGATGGAGTGAGTCCCGCCGCCTCTCCCGCCTCCTCACTCGCACACAGCCCGGAGCTTCCCGAGTGGGAACAGCACGTGGACCAAGGAAGCGGACAGACTTTTTTCTATAATTCGGTGACAGGTGAGACGTCGTGGGACCCCCCCACTGCGGGAGACACAGGCAGCCCCCGGGAGATGCACCCTGGGGGGACGCGGTACGGCCCCATGGAGCAGAGG CCACCCACTCCAGAAACGGATTATCCCGACCTGTCTCCAGATGAGCTGGAGTGTTATCCCGAGGAAGACTATTCACCCGTGGGCTCCTATGATCAGGGGGCCTCTCTCTGCCTGTCCCCGAGGCGCCCTGAGGAGCTGGGCTCACCTCCAGGCTGGTATGGGCACAGCCACCCCGAGGGAATCGTGTTCTACCCCGAGCACTTCGCCCCTGACACG gtgCCATCGGGCGCCGCCATGAGCGGGCCAGCAGCGGCTCCAGCCAGGACAGCGGGCTCTTGGCCTGGCACGCCACCGGGTCACCG GGGGCAAATTTGA
- the LOC116455823 gene encoding rho GTPase-activating protein 27-like translates to MCQEDFGNLPRSRFLVGRQRVPSASVPSRPPRGGNAPHNPVLQPGAGHPPRRGARPRLSSRRRRKPGESGPARRGHERHPRARTRPSAGRRRRRREAMEAAGPAEEALVLVEYGFEYRAKDGTLVSIKPNERYVLLKRTNPHWWHVRRSGDARPFYIPAQYVKELPPIAAPAPLDPPPPGHAATEPATLVPQPPPAYEYRFIGAAEPGEPAGGCPVPRRDSMLQRDSVPRRDSVFRGTRCPGGTRCPGGTHRHHSALFGSSGADPAPR, encoded by the exons ATGTGCCAGGAGGACTTCGG GAACCTCCCGAGGAGCCGTTTCCTCGTCGGGCGGCAGCGGGTCCCCTCCGCCAGCGTCCCTTCCCGCCCGCCGAGGGGAGGAAACGCGCCCCACAACCCCGTGCTGCAGCCGGGGGCCGGGCACCCACCCCGCCGCGGAGCCCGGCCCCGTCTCTCGTCGAGGCGGCGGCGGAAACCGGGCGAGTCGGGACCAGCCCGGCGCGGGCACGAGCGGCACCCGCGGGCGCGCACCCGCCCCAGCGCCGGCCGCAG GCGGAGGCGCCGGGAGGCCAtggaggcggcggggccggcggaggaGGCGCTGGTGCTGGTGGAGTACGGCTTCGAGTACCGCGCCAAGGACGGCACCTTGGTGTCCATCAAACCCAACGAGCGCTATGTCCTGCTCAAACGCACCAACCCGCACTGGTGGCACGTCCGCAGGAGCGGGGACGCCCGACCCTTCTACATCCCGGCCCAGTACGTCAAGGAGCTGCCACCCATCGCCGCCCCAGCCCCGCTTGACCCCCCGCCACCAGGACATGCTGCGACAGAGCCGGCCACGCTCGTCCCTCAGCCCCCGCCAGCCTACGAGTATCGGTTCATCGGCGCCGCCGAGCCGGGCGAGCCGGCAGGAGGGTGCCCGGTGCCCCGCAGGGACTCGATGCTCCAGAGGGACTCGGTGCCCAGGAGGGACTCGGTGTTCAGAGGGACTCGGTGCCCAGGAGGGACTCGGTGCCCAGGAGGGACTCACCGCCATCACTCAGCTCTTTTCGGGTCCTCCGGGGCTGACCCCGCACCCCGCTGA